The genomic stretch CACCTGTTTCAGCTCCAGATGAAGGTCAGAGGAGATCTCCGGCCACTCGCCGGAGGAGGTGGAGGGGAGCATGCTGTTGGACGAAGGAATCGGACGATCCGTATCTGGATTTCCGGCAGTCGATTATGCAGATGTTACTAACTCCGCTGCTCTGCACCGCAGCATTTACGGTTCGAGATTGGATTGGAAGGAGATGCCTGAGGGTTAGTGGTGAAAATTGGTGAAATTGATTGAAATTGAGCAAATTTGAGGTTGCTGGGTTTAGTGTTATCATTTGGTTTTTGGTTTTGAGAGGGAACGCAGACAGTGTTTTTGTTATTAGTTTAACGGTTGAAGATAGTATCATCTTTCTTTAtctattcatttcttttttgtatCACTCCTTTTTACCACCGCTATTGTCTCACATTCAAGTAATAAAATCCACGTCAGATTCTAGAATTCGTTTATGAACAAAATCCACATGAAATCCGAAATTCAAATTCTtagatttattttgttattagtgatgtattttgtaaacaagagtgaagtaaaatcatgctaagagtgatgtgttttgtaaacaaaagtgaagtaaaatcataataagagtgatgtgttttgtaaacaaaagtgaagtaaaatcataataagagtgatgtgttttgtaaacaagagtgaagtaaaatcatgctaatagtgatgtgttttgtgaacaagagtgaagtaaaatcagaataagagtgatgtattttgtgaacaagagtgaagtaaaatcacagtaaaagtgatgtgtttggtgaacaatagtgaagtaaaattagaataagagtgatgtgttttgtgaacaagagtgaagtgaaatcacagtaagagtgatgtgttttgttaacaacaacgaaataaaattatgctaagagtgatgtgttttgtaaacaagagtgatgtgttttgtgaacaagagtgaagtaaaatctgagtaagagtgatgtgctttgtgaacaagaatgaagtaaaatcatgctaagagtgatgtgttttgtaaacaagagtgaagtaaaatctgagtaagagtgatgtgttttgtgaacaagagtgaagtaaaatctgagtaatagtgatgtgttttgtgaacaagagtgaagtaaaatctgagtaagagtgatgtgttttgtgaacaagagtgaagtaatatctgagtaagagtgatgtgttttgtgaacaagagtgatgtgttttgtaaacaagagtgaagtattcaAAATCCACTTCAATTTGACAATTTCTGCATTTGACAATTACACCAGCCATATACCTATTTGTGAACAATACCTACTGCATCCAGAAACATGTATTCTGAATTCTGCCAATAAGTTCgaatttttttactaatatttatatatacataggAACAGCCAGAAATTTACTAACTTAGCAAACAAATTATCCTAATGTTCACCAAACTACAATCGCAGTGCCCATTCATGCTTCAGCCTCAATCTAACCCAATAAATGACACATCACTCTTGTGGcgaagagtgatgtgttttgtgaacaagagtgaagtaaaatcagaataagagtgatgtgttttgtgaacaagagtgaagtaaaatcagaataagagtgatgtgttttgtgaacaagagtgaagtgttttctgaacaagagtgaagtgttttgtgaacaagagtgaagtaaaatcagaataagagtgatgtgttttgtaaacaagagtgaagtaaatagCAATATTGATATGTTGAGCAACAAATAATGAACTCACTGtgacatttcatcaaacacataCTGTGCTCATATTAATATACATCTATTCTTCTTTATCTTACAATGAATCTAACCAAAAgatttataggaaaaaaaaacaataacaaaattcACTTATATTTACAAAGTCTTCCTCTCTAATCGATTCTCATTTCCTCGACTTCAGTGGCAGCAACACACCGCTACCTCGGCGGCTCAACCAGACTCTCCATGTCGGAGTTCGCCGATCAATTCGAATAGATGCTATTTAGATTAGATGAATAAACGTGATACCCAACGACGGCAAGCAAGCAAAGAATAGCTGCACCAGATGAAAATACAACCTAAAAACCATTAAACAAACTCAAAATCAGttcaatcaataaataaaatagtcaTGAAAGAGATCGGCGGTGAAAGCCTCTAGAATTGTCTGATTCGCCGTGAAATACAGAATTTGTTAGAAATCGCGCTTTGAATTTGGGAGAGATCAGCGTTGAATTCCGAAAATGCCCTTGggctattattttttataaaaatctgcAAGATTATGTaagccataagattaatttggagtattaagatgtgtggctgagatttgttctctagttatacacttaagattagttatatcttgatcactcccctatatatatatatatatatatatatatttgaaactagtatatttattaataaattgaACTACAATTACTTCTAGAAATTCgagagataaaatcataaaattctTATATTTCCACGTGAGATCAAGATAGTTGTGGGCTACTGATTGTGTAATAGTATATACATTTAATGTAAATGTAGATACGGAGATAAAAACAATGATTAGGTGGCCTATATGTTGGATACTTCCTTTatgaaaatataaacttttaagGCCTTCACAACAAACCGGGATTTCGGATGTAGTGGGAACACCAGCCAATAATGAATTTCATGTCTCCCAAGGATAATTTCAAGGGTCGCCCACTTCTATAATTGTTGTTAACGCTTTAACACTCGTGCTAAATTCCTTGCTTATCTAATATCAATACAAAAATATTCGAATATtgcatattaatattataattatcaaTTGTAAAATTATGCGCTACTGCGTGCTGAATGTTGCATATACCCACCTGGGTGCGTATTATCGTGTCTGTTACACGCATGGCACGGCAGGGCGGTTGACCAATCCTAGCGTAACATGTGGAATTTcctttattttaatattcaaaACTTGATTTTGATTAAAATATGCTAATTCTAAaaactttaaataaaaaaactattttttaattattaatattcatTTATGAATAGTGCATACTCTCGTTGCCTACTTTATTTTCCTTTTGCCTCTTTGTCACATTCTTATCTTTCATCTTCAAATTCTCAACAGTTAGTGAATATAAGCTCAAACCAATCACTTAacttaaataaatgaataaaatgtaTTACCCCATAACCAAATTAAACTAAATTTTAAAGACAAAATAAATATTCTGAAGCATACGTTAAATAAGATTAGTGCTCACTATTAACTAATAATGCTTGTAAAAAATATGTAGCATATATTTATctaaacctatatatatatatattaagatTATAGAAATGGATTTAGTTGGcgtatatgtatgtatgtatctGGAAATGGAAATTGCGGTTTCTTTAATCAAAGAagtgataaataaaatattcccTAGAAGAATTTATCATCCAACAAATTCTTTTAATTGCATTAATGACCTTGAAAACCGTGCAACATAAGGTGAATTAATGATTAAAGCTATAAAGGCCTGAGGACAAAAAGCATTCATCAAAACTTAGCTGATTGAATTTATCTATATGGTATATATAGGTTTTCAATTTGTTGGATCCTATACGTTCGTTCCGCGTAGGCTTCTCTTTTGCAAGCTATTGTATACAAATAATTTAGTAAGTAGTACTCCTAATTACCAAACTatataactaatttaaaataaaaaatgacatggAAACAAAGTAGAAAACGAAACAAAGTAGAAAAGTAGGCATTATTTGAGGGTGCATGAGCTTTAATGTCGGTTACTTTTGCAAACGAATTCTACATAACAATGCATAGAAACAATATTAAAGTGGCTCGATAATGAAAGCTCACTCAAAGGAAAAGCAAAAGTAACccattcttctttgactgcttaaTCACACTTCTACAAAAATTGCATATGTCATAGgagtgtatatatatgtatgcaaATGCAACTTGATAATAGCAATCATTAATCACAATTAAACCTTTTGCTTTCACACCGTGACAGTGAGTATTCATATATTAATTCCTCCCTTTCCATGCTTTTACCCTGCCATCTCTAAAAAACCCTAACCCCATACCCAAGATTTCCCTCCTTTTCCCTACTTTTTTCAAACTACCCTCCAAATAAATATCAGCCCCTATTGCAATACCAAAATCAAGAAATGGGTAACTGCCTGTTCGGCGGTATGGGAGACGGCGTCGGTGGCGGCGAAGTCATCAAAGTGACCACCGCGAACGGGGGCGTGATGGAGTTCCACGCCCCTGTCACGGTGGAATCCATCACCGACGAGTTCCCAGGCCACGCCATATTTCGGAGCCAGGACCTCTTCTGGAAGCCGCTCCTCCACAGCGATGTCCTCGCCGCCGGGGAGTCGTACCACCTCCTACCGCTACTTGAGAGCAGCGGTGGGAAGGCGCGGGTGGGGCACGTGAGGGCCAACAGCGCACCTCCGCAGCAGGTGGGGTCGGCGCAGTACAGGATGTCGGTGGACAGCAGGGGGTTGGGGAAGAGGACGGCGGAGGAGGCAGGGGCAGCAGCGCGGGAGTTTTGGAAGGTGAAGCTAGTGATCAGCACGGAGCAGCTGCTGGAGATACTGGCGGAGGAAGGGAAGACAGAGGAGCTGATCGAAAGCGTTAGGACAGTCGCAAAGTGTGGGAGTGGGTTGGGAGGATTTTCCGACCATTGGAGCCTTTCCAGTAGCAAGAGGAGCAGGAATGCAGCTTCTTCCAATAACGATAGCAGCTTGTTAGAGTTTTGAattatcttctttttcttttcataagtttttttcttaatttcgttacctatagtaatttttttttctcgttCTGTATATCTTCTACGTTTCCACTATCCATTAACTTAGTTCTGTCATgttacttttcatttttaatttttcagaaGGTAACTAAACCTATTTTAAAAGCCATATAACAAACTACCGGTTAACCGAACCGTGCTTTACTACTTTGACCCACTCATATACAAAGGACCATATTTGTTGCAAGGATACATAATTAAAGGTTGGTGACATATGTTTACATGTAAATGGATGCCATTACTAGCATCTTAGCAGATGAAAGGTTGAGCTCTAGTGAATACGAAAACGCCACCACCTCCAACCGCACTGCCCAAAAGCATATTTCTGTCCAAATATGACAGGTAGTACAGTCCACCAACACATCGACTGCATATCATCTCTGTATTAGCTAAACTATCTGTGATTATTATACTCAGAGTAGGACAGCATACCTCGGGGAACTCGGCCTGACAGGAAATTGAGCCTTGAAAGATCTAATAAACTGCAGGTCTAGAAACAAGATACGAGACCATGGTCATTCAACTATAGCCTTAAACATGTTCTACGACAAATACTTGGTGCTACTTCAAGTGATTTCTCACCCACCCTGATGGCCGTGTCAGGACAGGACCGCACATTATTTCATGACAAAAGTTACTGAAGAATCTACAAACTGAATGTTGCGGAGGATTCCTTTTGACAATATGATTTAAGAAGAAAATATGCTTAATAACATCAAACTAATTACTAgtattgattctgaaaactgACCATCATAGTAATCAACTTTGTGCAAAAGCATAAATCGACAATGTTTAGTATGGTAAAATAACTCTGAACTCACATAAAATGATTTATACCAGAATATCAAGCCATGTGTTTAGTATTTACCTGCAAACTCAAAAATGACCGTGGCAGTATTGCTGGAGCTAGTAGCGCTTGTAACTCTTCACCAATTTTTAAGTTTTAGACAGCTATCTGTTATATAGTGAAACATACAAAAATCATATCAAATTTTGTTTATGCTACAGTCATCTTGTTCTGCCAGTCACTTACAAAAATCATACTAATCCAACAGCTGATAGGTCAGAAAACAAAAGTATAACTACTATTTACTTACAGAAATGGTGACACGGTTAAATGTTTAAAGTGTCGGAAAAGGAATCATTATAGCCAGATTTGCAATTGAAAGTATGGAGCTGTGTACACCACATGACTAAATACATACCTCTTGAAACTCAAGATAGATGTTTCGAACAGAGACCGTGGAAAATTTTGCAGACACGATCAGAGTTGCACCTTCATGCTCCTGCACCAAGAAATATATGCATAGACATTCTTAAATTACAGTTTTAAGAGTATGACACTACATAATATTCCAACAAAGATAGTGTGTTTAAGATATATTAAATCTCATAAAAAGGAGTCAAGGAAGTAACAAATTTTCTTGGTTTAACCAATAAAGATAGTGTCTTTAAGATTTAATTCCTGCTCAAAAAGTATTGGGGCTTTCCTGATgagataaaaatatattatagtaGTGAATAATTAGAGATTGAACATCCCAAGCACATGCTGCTTATAGCAGATTTGTCGGAGGAATCCTACCCTAACAAGGATAACCAAACATATAAATGCCTAATCAACTTTGGTAAGTTAAGTAAAATGCTAGTAATAACTAACTAATAAGTAGCAAACAGTAGTAAGCATTCTTGCTAACAAAGTCATCAGCAGCTTAAACATTAGGCTTCAACTGGCATCAATGATAAATCGGACCATCATAATCGTACCACAGGTCACAATAACAGCACAGGACTCTAATAATTTACACAGTAAGGTCCACAAGAGAGGCTGTGAATATTATTGAATATATTAACAATCTTAAGTCTTAACCAACATTTAACAGAGAGACTTCAACCAAGATGTTGACTGGAAACCAGAGgatgatttttttataatattcatGAAGAGGATCTTATTATAAGGATATGGAAGAATATTCAGGAGACAACTACACAACAGAGTAACTAGGCATCATTGTACCAACAGAATAAATAAAGTGGCAGAATTTAGGCACAGATGgcaattattactccctccgtcccatagtatatgtcacacttgggagatggcacgagattttaggagacgTTATtttgtgttaagtggtgagagaaaatataattttataattgatgtgagaaggaactttttccaaaaaaggaaatgtgacatctttgtgggacaaactaaaaaggaaagtgtgacatctactatgggacggagggagtactattcttTGAGGTCCTGAAAGAGCTTATGATCAAGTTAATGCGAGTTACTAAAAGGATAGATACTTATTTCAGCTTAAAGGCAGACCATAGAAAAGATACAGTTAATGGTACGGAATCAGGGTCTCTGATGGTTGCAACGGTGACCGAGAGTGTACCTATGCAAAACGAACTACTTGCAGGTGGAGAGATGgacgaagaagaaggagaaaatagaaattgcattaATTCATAATAATGGAATCATACAATGTAGCGTGTACTTATTTATAACTAATAGAGAATAACCGTGGTTATTAGCTCGACAACACTGCTAACAACCTCTAACTTTCTTGCAAGTTGGCGAAACCATGAGC from Salvia splendens isolate huo1 chromosome 4, SspV2, whole genome shotgun sequence encodes the following:
- the LOC121799872 gene encoding uncharacterized protein LOC121799872: MGNCLFGGMGDGVGGGEVIKVTTANGGVMEFHAPVTVESITDEFPGHAIFRSQDLFWKPLLHSDVLAAGESYHLLPLLESSGGKARVGHVRANSAPPQQVGSAQYRMSVDSRGLGKRTAEEAGAAAREFWKVKLVISTEQLLEILAEEGKTEELIESVRTVAKCGSGLGGFSDHWSLSSSKRSRNAASSNNDSSLLEF